One Glycine max cultivar Williams 82 chromosome 3, Glycine_max_v4.0, whole genome shotgun sequence DNA window includes the following coding sequences:
- the LOC100814308 gene encoding uncharacterized protein isoform X4, translating to MSNDIFDRQLLAEKLLKLNNSQQSIESLSHWCISHRKRAKEIVETWDKLFNASQKEQRVSFLYLANDILQNSRRKGSEFVNEFWKVLPAALRHVYESGDEDGRKAVTRLVDIWEERKVFGSRGQGLKDDVMGKNPLPSASNGKSSNSIKIVKRDAHSVRIKLAVGGLPEKILTAFQPILDQHLNEEASLNNCSAAVREVGKVVEDVENTLAQGNQLGSTLVNDLQEQEEKLKQYMEQLENAEAARDSLLSQLKHALQEQVQLFLQESRQELVHTQLLVARSQIKKVVGIRKQLNQAAEATNPSQPTSVSYAPFQTTEDDSKKAAAAAVAAKLAASASSAQMLTSVLSSLVAEEAASLNGSLNSTGFSSGLPIFNPEKRPKLEKPTPAHDASNYDMANSPFYATMQQPSLANVPLAPSVGMQAVSQASQLQPAFASPPPPPLHSLANQPSNQYVQSTGLMAGGIPYGYRSNSLPPPPPPPLPPHMAIGLSMPGTQPAQQQQQSPPGFYRPPGIGFYGKSHPSTPPPVPRQ from the exons CACTTTCCCATTGGTGTATTTCTCACCGGAAGAGAGCAAAAGAAATAGTTGAAACTTGGGATAAATTGTTCAATGCTTCCCAGAAAGAGCAGCGTGTCTCTTTTCTATACTTGGCTAATGACATATTGCAAAATAGTAGGCGAAAGGGCAGTGAGTTTGTCAATGAATTCTGGAAAGTTCTTCCAGCAGCTCTCAGGCATGTCTATGAAAGTGGTGATGAAGATGGAAGGAAAGCAGTGACCAGACTA GTTGACATATGGGAAGAGAGGAAGGTTTTTGGTTCACGAGGTCAAGGTCTTAAGGATGATGTAATGGGCAAGAATCCCCTTCCATCTGCTAGCAATGGAAAGAGTTCAAATTCTATCAAGATAGTGAAGAGGGATGCCCACTCAGTGAGAATA AAACTGGCTGTTGGGGGTTTGCCAGAGAAAATACTAACAGCATTTCAGCCCATTCTTGATCAACATCTTAATGAGGAAGCTTCCTTAAACAACTGCAGTGCTGCTGTGCGTGAAGTGGGTAAAGTTGTGGAAGATGTTGAAAATACATTGGCTCAAG GAAACCAGTTAGGATCTACTTTGGTGAATGACTTACAAGAGCAGGAAGAAAAGCTTAAACAATATATGGAGCAACTTGAAAATGCGGAGGCTGCAAGGGATTCATTGCTTTCTCAGCTTAAGCATGCACTTCAGGAACAAGTACAGTTGTTTCTACAA GAATCAAGGCAAGAGCTCGTTCACACCCAGTTGCTA GTTGCACGAAGCCAGATCAAGAAAGTGGTTGGTATCAGGAAGCAGCTTAACCAAGCAGCAGAAGCCACAAATCCATCTCAGCCTACTTCTGTATCATATGCTCCTTTCCAAACTACTGAAGATGATAGCAAGAAGGCAGCAGCAGCTGCCGTTGCTGCTAAGCTTGCTGCCTCTGCATCCTCTGCCCAGATGCTTACATCTGttctttcttctcttgttgCGGAAGAAGCTGCCTCCTTGAATGGTAGCTTAAATTCTACAGGATTTTCATCAGGATTACCTATTTTCAACCCAGAGAAAAGACCCAAACTTGAAAAACCAACACCTGCTCATGATGCTAGCAATTATGATATGGCCAACTCTCCCTTTTATGCCACTATGCAACAGCCATCACTGGCAAATGTACCACTTGCACCGTCAGTTGGCATGCAAGCTGTGTCTCAAGCCAGTCAATTACAACCTGCATTTGCTTCACCACCCCCTCCCCCACTTCATTCTTTGGCAAATCAACCATCAAATCAATATGTCCAATCAACTGGTTTGATGGCTGGGGGAATTCCTTATGGATACAGATCAAATAGCCTACCACCTCCACCTCCACCTCCTTTGCCGCCACACATGGCAATAGGTTTATCAATGCCTGGCACTCAACCAGCACAGCAGCAACAGCAGTCTCCACCGGGATTTTACAGGCCACCTGGCATAGGGTTTTATGGGAAAAGCCACCCATCAACACCACCACCAGTACCTAGGCAGTGA
- the LOC100814308 gene encoding uncharacterized protein isoform X1: MSNDIFDRQLLAEKLLKLNNSQQSIESLSHWCISHRKRAKEIVETWDKLFNASQKEQRVSFLYLANDILQNSRRKGSEFVNEFWKVLPAALRHVYESGDEDGRKAVTRLVDIWEERKVFGSRGQGLKDDVMGKNPLPSASNGKSSNSIKIVKRDAHSVRIKLAVGGLPEKILTAFQPILDQHLNEEASLNNCSAAVREVGKVVEDVENTLAQEMASSGPAISFPGTPIITTAKLNWKNYLSWSASVELWFLGQGHHDHLENSAEAVPIDKRPEWEKLDYQLCAVLWQSVEPDVLEILRSFKTCCSFWKKAREIFANDIQSLFDATMKVTTLKQTSHDMIAHIGKARAAMEELKRFLVADSLEEVNRKLDKFYMVLILRSLHFDFDHVRDQVLAGDQVPSMDSLITRLLCVSHALKEENPADTVETSAMVAPHGRGGGRNSRGGRSGRGGRPQCTYCKRMGHTQENCYSLHGFPDKVAKVAQTEKSESKFSDEEYQEYLKLKSEKSSSQTSSSSVPCYSTACISQSIDGPSPWILDSGASNHISGNKSSFISVSFPKIPYLVTVANGSKVAAQGSGQVFLSSLLKLDFVLFIPQCPYNLISLSQLTRSLNCLVTFTSNSFVIQEHGTSRLIGKGCESRGLYYLKSNFSVSCSATPNQTFA; encoded by the exons CACTTTCCCATTGGTGTATTTCTCACCGGAAGAGAGCAAAAGAAATAGTTGAAACTTGGGATAAATTGTTCAATGCTTCCCAGAAAGAGCAGCGTGTCTCTTTTCTATACTTGGCTAATGACATATTGCAAAATAGTAGGCGAAAGGGCAGTGAGTTTGTCAATGAATTCTGGAAAGTTCTTCCAGCAGCTCTCAGGCATGTCTATGAAAGTGGTGATGAAGATGGAAGGAAAGCAGTGACCAGACTA GTTGACATATGGGAAGAGAGGAAGGTTTTTGGTTCACGAGGTCAAGGTCTTAAGGATGATGTAATGGGCAAGAATCCCCTTCCATCTGCTAGCAATGGAAAGAGTTCAAATTCTATCAAGATAGTGAAGAGGGATGCCCACTCAGTGAGAATA AAACTGGCTGTTGGGGGTTTGCCAGAGAAAATACTAACAGCATTTCAGCCCATTCTTGATCAACATCTTAATGAGGAAGCTTCCTTAAACAACTGCAGTGCTGCTGTGCGTGAAGTGGGTAAAGTTGTGGAAGATGTTGAAAATACATTGGCTCAAG AAATGGCTTCATCTGGACCTGCAATCTCATTCCCTGGAACTCCGATTATCACAACAGCGAAACTCAACTGGAAGAATTACTTATCTTGGTCCGCTTCAGTGGAACTATGGTTTCTCGGCCAAGGGCACCATGATCACTTGGAGAATAGTGCTGAGGCGGTTCCAATCGATAAAAGACCTGAGTGGGAAAAGCTGGATTATCAACTTTGTGCTGTTTTATGGCAATCTGTTGAGCCAGATGTTTTGGAGATTCTGAGATCGTTCAAAACATGTTGCTCCTTCTGGAAGAAGGCCCGAGAAATCTTTGCCAATGATATTCAAAGCTTATTTGATGCAACCATGAAGGTTACAACCCTTAAGCAGACCAGCCACGACATGATTGCACATATAGGTAAAGCTCGGGCTGCAATGGAAGAGTTGAAGAGATTTTTGGTGGCTGATTCATTGGAGGAAGTGAATAGAAAGCTGGATAAGTTCTACATGGTTCTTATCTTGAGGAGTCTACATTTCGACTTTGATCATGTACGTGATCAAGTTCTTGCTGGAGACCAAGTTCCATCAATGGACTCACTCATCACTAGGCTGCTTTGTGTGTCTCATGCACTGAAAGAAGAAAATCCAGCTGATACGGTGGAAACGTCAGCCATGGTTGCACCTCATGGGAGAGGGGGAGGTCGTAACAGTAGAGGAGGTCGCAGTGGAAGAGGTGGACGTCCTCAATGCACATATTGCAAGAGGATGGGCCACACTCAAGAGAATTGCTACTCCCTGCATGGCTTTCCTGACAAAGTTGCCAAGGTAGCTCAGACAGAAAAATCAGAGTCTAAGTTCTCTGATGAAGAGTACCAAGAGTATTTGAAGCTGAAATCTGAGAAATCCAGCAGCCAGACTTCATCTTCCTCTGTACCATGTTATTCAACAGCATGTATTTCTCAATCTATTGACGGTCCCAGTCCTTGGATACTTGATTCAGGTGCCTCTAATCATATTTCTGGTAACAAGTCCTCTTTTATATCCGTttcttttccaaaaattccttatCTTGTTACTGTAGCTAATGGTTCTAAAGTTGCAGCTCAAGGAAGTGGTCAAGTCTTTTTATCTTCCTTATTAAAgttggattttgttttgtttattcctCAATGTCCCTATAATCTAATTTCATTGAGTCAATTAACTCGTTCATTAAATTGCTTGGTAACCTTTACCTCTAATTCTTTTGTTATTCAGGAACATGGCACGAGTCGACTGATTGGAAAAGGATGTGAATCACGAGGACTTTACTACTTGAAATCCAACTTTTCTGTTTCCTGTTCTGCAACCCCAAACCAAACTTTTGCATGA
- the LOC100814308 gene encoding uncharacterized protein isoform X5 — protein MSNDIFDRQLLAEKLLKLNNSQQSIESLSHWCISHRKRAKEIVETWDKLFNASQKEQRVSFLYLANDILQNSRRKGSEFVNEFWKVLPAALRHVYESGDEDGRKAVTRLVDIWEERKVFGSRGQGLKDDVMGKNPLPSASNGKSSNSIKIVKRDAHSVRIKLAVGGLPEKILTAFQPILDQHLNEEASLNNCSAAVREVGKVVEDVENTLAQGNQLGSTLVNDLQEQEEKLKQYMEQLENAEAARDSLLSQLKHALQEQESRQELVHTQLLVARSQIKKVVGIRKQLNQAAEATNPSQPTSVSYAPFQTTEDDSKKAAAAAVAAKLAASASSAQMLTSVLSSLVAEEAASLNGSLNSTGFSSGLPIFNPEKRPKLEKPTPAHDASNYDMANSPFYATMQQPSLANVPLAPSVGMQAVSQASQLQPAFASPPPPPLHSLANQPSNQYVQSTGLMAGGIPYGYRSNSLPPPPPPPLPPHMAIGLSMPGTQPAQQQQQSPPGFYRPPGIGFYGKSHPSTPPPVPRQ, from the exons CACTTTCCCATTGGTGTATTTCTCACCGGAAGAGAGCAAAAGAAATAGTTGAAACTTGGGATAAATTGTTCAATGCTTCCCAGAAAGAGCAGCGTGTCTCTTTTCTATACTTGGCTAATGACATATTGCAAAATAGTAGGCGAAAGGGCAGTGAGTTTGTCAATGAATTCTGGAAAGTTCTTCCAGCAGCTCTCAGGCATGTCTATGAAAGTGGTGATGAAGATGGAAGGAAAGCAGTGACCAGACTA GTTGACATATGGGAAGAGAGGAAGGTTTTTGGTTCACGAGGTCAAGGTCTTAAGGATGATGTAATGGGCAAGAATCCCCTTCCATCTGCTAGCAATGGAAAGAGTTCAAATTCTATCAAGATAGTGAAGAGGGATGCCCACTCAGTGAGAATA AAACTGGCTGTTGGGGGTTTGCCAGAGAAAATACTAACAGCATTTCAGCCCATTCTTGATCAACATCTTAATGAGGAAGCTTCCTTAAACAACTGCAGTGCTGCTGTGCGTGAAGTGGGTAAAGTTGTGGAAGATGTTGAAAATACATTGGCTCAAG GAAACCAGTTAGGATCTACTTTGGTGAATGACTTACAAGAGCAGGAAGAAAAGCTTAAACAATATATGGAGCAACTTGAAAATGCGGAGGCTGCAAGGGATTCATTGCTTTCTCAGCTTAAGCATGCACTTCAGGAACAA GAATCAAGGCAAGAGCTCGTTCACACCCAGTTGCTA GTTGCACGAAGCCAGATCAAGAAAGTGGTTGGTATCAGGAAGCAGCTTAACCAAGCAGCAGAAGCCACAAATCCATCTCAGCCTACTTCTGTATCATATGCTCCTTTCCAAACTACTGAAGATGATAGCAAGAAGGCAGCAGCAGCTGCCGTTGCTGCTAAGCTTGCTGCCTCTGCATCCTCTGCCCAGATGCTTACATCTGttctttcttctcttgttgCGGAAGAAGCTGCCTCCTTGAATGGTAGCTTAAATTCTACAGGATTTTCATCAGGATTACCTATTTTCAACCCAGAGAAAAGACCCAAACTTGAAAAACCAACACCTGCTCATGATGCTAGCAATTATGATATGGCCAACTCTCCCTTTTATGCCACTATGCAACAGCCATCACTGGCAAATGTACCACTTGCACCGTCAGTTGGCATGCAAGCTGTGTCTCAAGCCAGTCAATTACAACCTGCATTTGCTTCACCACCCCCTCCCCCACTTCATTCTTTGGCAAATCAACCATCAAATCAATATGTCCAATCAACTGGTTTGATGGCTGGGGGAATTCCTTATGGATACAGATCAAATAGCCTACCACCTCCACCTCCACCTCCTTTGCCGCCACACATGGCAATAGGTTTATCAATGCCTGGCACTCAACCAGCACAGCAGCAACAGCAGTCTCCACCGGGATTTTACAGGCCACCTGGCATAGGGTTTTATGGGAAAAGCCACCCATCAACACCACCACCAGTACCTAGGCAGTGA
- the LOC100814308 gene encoding uncharacterized protein isoform X2, with protein sequence MSNDIFDRQLLAEKLLKLNNSQQSIESLSHWCISHRKRAKEIVETWDKLFNASQKEQRVSFLYLANDILQNSRRKGSEFVNEFWKVLPAALRHVYESGDEDGRKAVTRLVDIWEERKVFGSRGQGLKDDVMGKNPLPSASNGKSSNSIKIVKRDAHSVRIKLAVGGLPEKILTAFQPILDQHLNEEASLNNCSAAVREVGKVVEDVENTLAQEMASSGPAISFPGTPIITTAKLNWKNYLSWSASVELWFLGQGHHDHLENSAEAVPIDKRPEWEKLDYQLCAVLWQSVEPDVLEILRSFKTCCSFWKKAREIFANDIQSLFDATMKVTTLKQTSHDMIAHIGKARAAMEELKRFLVADSLEEVNRKLDKFYMVLILRSLHFDFDHVRDQVLAGDQVPSMDSLITRLLCVSHALKEENPADTVETSAMVAPHGRGGGRNSRGGRSGRGGRPQCTYCKRMGHTQENCYSLHGFPDKVAKVAQTEKSESKFSDEEYQEYLKLKSEKSSSQTSSSSVPCYSTACISQSIDGPSPWILDSGASNHISGTWHESTDWKRM encoded by the exons CACTTTCCCATTGGTGTATTTCTCACCGGAAGAGAGCAAAAGAAATAGTTGAAACTTGGGATAAATTGTTCAATGCTTCCCAGAAAGAGCAGCGTGTCTCTTTTCTATACTTGGCTAATGACATATTGCAAAATAGTAGGCGAAAGGGCAGTGAGTTTGTCAATGAATTCTGGAAAGTTCTTCCAGCAGCTCTCAGGCATGTCTATGAAAGTGGTGATGAAGATGGAAGGAAAGCAGTGACCAGACTA GTTGACATATGGGAAGAGAGGAAGGTTTTTGGTTCACGAGGTCAAGGTCTTAAGGATGATGTAATGGGCAAGAATCCCCTTCCATCTGCTAGCAATGGAAAGAGTTCAAATTCTATCAAGATAGTGAAGAGGGATGCCCACTCAGTGAGAATA AAACTGGCTGTTGGGGGTTTGCCAGAGAAAATACTAACAGCATTTCAGCCCATTCTTGATCAACATCTTAATGAGGAAGCTTCCTTAAACAACTGCAGTGCTGCTGTGCGTGAAGTGGGTAAAGTTGTGGAAGATGTTGAAAATACATTGGCTCAAG AAATGGCTTCATCTGGACCTGCAATCTCATTCCCTGGAACTCCGATTATCACAACAGCGAAACTCAACTGGAAGAATTACTTATCTTGGTCCGCTTCAGTGGAACTATGGTTTCTCGGCCAAGGGCACCATGATCACTTGGAGAATAGTGCTGAGGCGGTTCCAATCGATAAAAGACCTGAGTGGGAAAAGCTGGATTATCAACTTTGTGCTGTTTTATGGCAATCTGTTGAGCCAGATGTTTTGGAGATTCTGAGATCGTTCAAAACATGTTGCTCCTTCTGGAAGAAGGCCCGAGAAATCTTTGCCAATGATATTCAAAGCTTATTTGATGCAACCATGAAGGTTACAACCCTTAAGCAGACCAGCCACGACATGATTGCACATATAGGTAAAGCTCGGGCTGCAATGGAAGAGTTGAAGAGATTTTTGGTGGCTGATTCATTGGAGGAAGTGAATAGAAAGCTGGATAAGTTCTACATGGTTCTTATCTTGAGGAGTCTACATTTCGACTTTGATCATGTACGTGATCAAGTTCTTGCTGGAGACCAAGTTCCATCAATGGACTCACTCATCACTAGGCTGCTTTGTGTGTCTCATGCACTGAAAGAAGAAAATCCAGCTGATACGGTGGAAACGTCAGCCATGGTTGCACCTCATGGGAGAGGGGGAGGTCGTAACAGTAGAGGAGGTCGCAGTGGAAGAGGTGGACGTCCTCAATGCACATATTGCAAGAGGATGGGCCACACTCAAGAGAATTGCTACTCCCTGCATGGCTTTCCTGACAAAGTTGCCAAGGTAGCTCAGACAGAAAAATCAGAGTCTAAGTTCTCTGATGAAGAGTACCAAGAGTATTTGAAGCTGAAATCTGAGAAATCCAGCAGCCAGACTTCATCTTCCTCTGTACCATGTTATTCAACAGCATGTATTTCTCAATCTATTGACGGTCCCAGTCCTTGGATACTTGATTCAGGTGCCTCTAATCATATTTCTG GAACATGGCACGAGTCGACTGATTGGAAAAGGATGTGA
- the LOC100814308 gene encoding uncharacterized protein isoform X3 codes for MSNDIFDRQLLAEKLLKLNNSQQSIESLSHWCISHRKRAKEIVETWDKLFNASQKEQRVSFLYLANDILQNSRRKGSEFVNEFWKVLPAALRHVYESGDEDGRKAVTRLVDIWEERKVFGSRGQGLKDDVMGKNPLPSASNGKSSNSIKIVKRDAHSVRIKLAVGGLPEKILTAFQPILDQHLNEEASLNNCSAAVREVGKVVEDVENTLAQEMASSGPAISFPGTPIITTAKLNWKNYLSWSASVELWFLGQGHHDHLENSAEAVPIDKRPEWEKLDYQLCAVLWQSVEPDVLEILRSFKTCCSFWKKAREIFANDIQSLFDATMKVTTLKQTSHDMIAHIGKARAAMEELKRFLVADSLEEVNRKLDKFYMVLILRSLHFDFDHVRDQVLAGDQVPSMDSLITRLLCVSHALKEENPADTVETSAMVAPHGRGGGRNSRGGRSGRGGRPQCTYCKRMGHTQENCYSLHGFPDKVAKVAQTEKSESKFSDEEYQEYLKLKSEKSSSQTSSSSVPCYSTACISQSIDGPSPWILDSGTWHESTDWKRM; via the exons CACTTTCCCATTGGTGTATTTCTCACCGGAAGAGAGCAAAAGAAATAGTTGAAACTTGGGATAAATTGTTCAATGCTTCCCAGAAAGAGCAGCGTGTCTCTTTTCTATACTTGGCTAATGACATATTGCAAAATAGTAGGCGAAAGGGCAGTGAGTTTGTCAATGAATTCTGGAAAGTTCTTCCAGCAGCTCTCAGGCATGTCTATGAAAGTGGTGATGAAGATGGAAGGAAAGCAGTGACCAGACTA GTTGACATATGGGAAGAGAGGAAGGTTTTTGGTTCACGAGGTCAAGGTCTTAAGGATGATGTAATGGGCAAGAATCCCCTTCCATCTGCTAGCAATGGAAAGAGTTCAAATTCTATCAAGATAGTGAAGAGGGATGCCCACTCAGTGAGAATA AAACTGGCTGTTGGGGGTTTGCCAGAGAAAATACTAACAGCATTTCAGCCCATTCTTGATCAACATCTTAATGAGGAAGCTTCCTTAAACAACTGCAGTGCTGCTGTGCGTGAAGTGGGTAAAGTTGTGGAAGATGTTGAAAATACATTGGCTCAAG AAATGGCTTCATCTGGACCTGCAATCTCATTCCCTGGAACTCCGATTATCACAACAGCGAAACTCAACTGGAAGAATTACTTATCTTGGTCCGCTTCAGTGGAACTATGGTTTCTCGGCCAAGGGCACCATGATCACTTGGAGAATAGTGCTGAGGCGGTTCCAATCGATAAAAGACCTGAGTGGGAAAAGCTGGATTATCAACTTTGTGCTGTTTTATGGCAATCTGTTGAGCCAGATGTTTTGGAGATTCTGAGATCGTTCAAAACATGTTGCTCCTTCTGGAAGAAGGCCCGAGAAATCTTTGCCAATGATATTCAAAGCTTATTTGATGCAACCATGAAGGTTACAACCCTTAAGCAGACCAGCCACGACATGATTGCACATATAGGTAAAGCTCGGGCTGCAATGGAAGAGTTGAAGAGATTTTTGGTGGCTGATTCATTGGAGGAAGTGAATAGAAAGCTGGATAAGTTCTACATGGTTCTTATCTTGAGGAGTCTACATTTCGACTTTGATCATGTACGTGATCAAGTTCTTGCTGGAGACCAAGTTCCATCAATGGACTCACTCATCACTAGGCTGCTTTGTGTGTCTCATGCACTGAAAGAAGAAAATCCAGCTGATACGGTGGAAACGTCAGCCATGGTTGCACCTCATGGGAGAGGGGGAGGTCGTAACAGTAGAGGAGGTCGCAGTGGAAGAGGTGGACGTCCTCAATGCACATATTGCAAGAGGATGGGCCACACTCAAGAGAATTGCTACTCCCTGCATGGCTTTCCTGACAAAGTTGCCAAGGTAGCTCAGACAGAAAAATCAGAGTCTAAGTTCTCTGATGAAGAGTACCAAGAGTATTTGAAGCTGAAATCTGAGAAATCCAGCAGCCAGACTTCATCTTCCTCTGTACCATGTTATTCAACAGCATGTATTTCTCAATCTATTGACGGTCCCAGTCCTTGGATACTTGATTCAG GAACATGGCACGAGTCGACTGATTGGAAAAGGATGTGA
- the LOC100799350 gene encoding ELMO domain-containing protein A: MSSRTLRRRLHHGDVDGKRQEHLETSGLDSLSEPLLADDDYIENKKICTLEDLWDDERKKAQFHWTFIFSNLIAQWAQWLANVVLGSGSILGRLLSFPSAALNMQNNRMLPPSLSPLQEDRLRNLRQRLEVPFDGSKAEHQDALKLLWKLAYPDRELPSLKSDLWKEMGWQGSDPSTDFRGGGFISLENLIFFAMKYPDSFQRLLHKQDGTRAEWEYPFAVAGINISFMLAQMLDLQAGLPSSSSGIHFLKLLEEDEMAFDILFCVAFQMMDAQWLAKRATYMEFNDVLKSTRTQLERELALEDISSVKDLPAYNMLR, translated from the exons ATGTCCTCAAGAACGTTGAGGAGAAGACTCCATCATGGGGATGTTGATGGCAAAAGGCAGGAGCATTTGGAGACTTCGGGATTAGATTCGTTGAGTGAGCCCTTGCTGGCAGATGATGATTATATTGAGAATAAGAAG ATATGTACTCTTGAAGATCTATGGGATGATGAGAGGAAGAAGGCCCAGTTTCATTGGACATTCATATTCTCAAACCTCATTGCACAATGGGCACAGTGGTTAG CAAATGTTGTACTAGGATCTGGATCTATTCTTGGGCGTCTTCTATCTTTTCCTTCTGCTGCTTTAAACATGCAAAACAATAGGATGCTTCCTCCATCTCTAAGCCCTCTGCAG GAAGACAGGCTAAGAAACCTACGGCAACGGCTTGAAGTCCCCTTTGATGGTTCTAAAGCAGAGCACCAA GATGCACTTAAATTATTGTGGAAATTGGCTTACCCTGACAGGGAGCTTCCTTCGCTTAAATCAGACCTTTGGAAGGAAATGGGATGGCAAGGTTCAGACCCTTCAACAGATTTTAG GGGTGGAGGATTTATTTCATTAGAGAATCTCATCTTCTTTGCGATGAAGTATCCT GATTCATTCCAGCGATTATTGCATAAACAAGATGGAACCAGAGCTGAGTGGGAATATCCATTTGCAGTAGCTGGaatcaatatttcttttatgttagcACAGATGCTGGATCTTCAAGCAG GGCTTCCATCTTCTTCGTCTGGAATTCATTTTCTCAAATTGCTTGAAGAGGATGAAATGGCATTTGATATCCTTTTTTGTGTAGCCTTTCAAATGATGGATGCTCAGTGGCTAGCCAAGCGTGCGACATATATGGAATTTAAT gaTGTTTTGAAGTCCACAAGAACGCAGTTAGAGCGTGAGCTTGCTCTTGAAGACATTTCCAGCGTGAAAGATTTACCTGCTTACAACATGTTGAGATGA
- the LOC102662121 gene encoding uncharacterized mitochondrial protein AtMg00810-like — MAFYKTKSICSSLQVLTFPTNLLSANFTKPSMVLNKPLGLGNNLASLQQLVTKFHHAFSLTDLSVLDYVLGVEVKQQHDGSIILTKAKYIWDLLSKKNMSEAKPISSLMYASITRPKISFSLNKVYQFMSHPLKTHWVAVKRILWYLKGTISWGLHLKPPFAPIFITTFCDANWAFDPDDRRLNFGACVFFGPNLISW; from the exons ATGGCATTCTACAAGACGAAGTCTATATGCAGTAGCCTCCAGGTTTTGACTTTTCCCACAAATCTCTTGTCTGCAAACTTCACAAAGCCATCTATGGTCTTAAACAAGCCCCTCGGGCTTG GTAACAATCTTGCATCGTTGCAACAGCTTGTTACCAAGTTTCATCATGCTTTCTCCCTCACGGATCTGAGTGTCCTTGACTATGTCCTTGGAGTTGAGGTCAAACAACAACATGATGGGTCTATTATACTCACTAAAGCCAAGTATATTTGGGATTTgctatccaaaaaaaatatgtctGAGGCAAAGCCTATATCCTCTCTTATG TATGCTTCTATTACTAGACCTAAGATAAGCTTTTCTTTAAACAAAGTCTACCAGTTTATGAGTCATCCTCTTAAGACCCACTGGGTGGCAGTTAAAAGGATATTGTGGTATCTCAAGGGAACCATCTCGTGGGGCTTGCATCTCAAGCCTCCTTTTGCACCtatttttatcacaactttCTGTGATGCTAATTGGGCCTTTGATCCAGATGATAGACGATTGAACTTTGGCGCTTGTGTCTTCTTTGGCCCGAATCTCATCTCCTGGTGA